A section of the Nitrospirota bacterium genome encodes:
- the efp gene encoding elongation factor P — protein sequence MPISTSEFRNGLKIEVDGEPYIIVEFLHVKPGKGGAFVRTKLKSLKTGNVIDRTFRSGEKVDEPNLSEKEMQYLYTTERIYYFMDTETFEQVSLTDDQLGENKKFIKDGMTIKVLFHNDTPIGIDLPLFVELKIVETDPGVRGNTVSGSYKPAKLETGAVVKVPLHLESGDTIRVDTRTSEYIERVR from the coding sequence ATGCCGATTTCAACGAGTGAGTTCAGAAATGGCCTGAAGATAGAAGTTGATGGTGAGCCGTATATAATAGTTGAATTCTTGCATGTCAAGCCAGGCAAGGGTGGCGCCTTTGTCAGGACAAAACTTAAGAGTCTCAAGACAGGTAATGTAATTGACAGGACATTCAGATCAGGGGAAAAGGTTGATGAGCCAAACTTATCAGAAAAAGAGATGCAATATCTATATACCACAGAGAGAATTTATTACTTTATGGATACCGAGACCTTCGAGCAGGTATCCCTTACCGACGACCAGCTTGGTGAAAACAAAAAATTTATAAAAGATGGGATGACTATTAAGGTTCTGTTCCATAATGATACACCGATAGGCATTGACCTCCCACTTTTTGTAGAACTCAAGATAGTAGAGACCGATCCTGGGGTGAGAGGAAATACTGTAAGTGGAAGCTATAAACCAGCAAAACTTGAAACAGGTGCAGTAGTTAAGGTTCCATTACATCTTGAATCGGGTGATACAATAAGAGTAGATACAAGGACTTCCGAATACATAGAAAGGGTGAGATGA
- the accB gene encoding acetyl-CoA carboxylase biotin carboxyl carrier protein — MNLKELKDLIELLGDTDIEEIEIEKSGSKIRIKRWMPNVVRETAKKEPEIGIELQGVGIKQEAKETSVVEKIITVKSPIVGTFYRASAPDAKPYVEEDDTVRKGQILCIIEAMKLMNEIESEYDGKVVKILVENGHPVEYGEPLFLIEPI, encoded by the coding sequence ATGAATCTTAAAGAATTGAAGGACCTCATTGAACTGCTTGGTGATACTGACATAGAAGAGATAGAGATTGAAAAATCAGGTTCTAAGATCAGAATAAAAAGGTGGATGCCAAATGTGGTGAGAGAAACGGCGAAGAAAGAACCAGAGATTGGGATAGAACTTCAGGGGGTTGGGATAAAACAGGAGGCGAAAGAAACATCAGTCGTAGAAAAGATTATAACCGTTAAATCCCCTATAGTGGGGACTTTTTACAGGGCATCTGCGCCGGATGCAAAGCCATATGTAGAAGAAGACGATACTGTCAGAAAAGGACAGATTCTATGCATTATAGAGGCGATGAAGCTTATGAATGAGATAGAATCTGAGTATGATGGAAAGGTTGTAAAGATATTAGTTGAGAATGGGCACCCTGTGGAGTATGGAGAGCCACTATTTTTAATAGAACCGATATAG